In one window of Bradyrhizobium sp. AZCC 1721 DNA:
- the nagZ gene encoding beta-N-acetylhexosaminidase, with translation MTSRAFITGVSGLELSAAEREFIRGERPWGLILFKRNVETPDQVSALVDEFRGLVGEADAPVLIDQEGGRVARLGPPHWPTYPPGATFGALYDIEPTLGLQAARLSSRLIAVDLIDLGITVDCLPLADVPVAGADAVIGNRAYGTEPGKVSAIARAVTEGLEQGGVLPVLKHVPGHGRANADSHFRLPIVDTAREELERTDFAAFQPLADLPMAMTAHVVFSALDPVQPATTSATIIRQVIRGVIGFQGLLMSDDVSMNALAGSISDRTRAIVSAGCDIVLHCNGKLDEMRDVARETPGLAGEALSRATRALSSRKQPEPFDRQAARAELEALMDRVGTA, from the coding sequence ATGACAAGCCGCGCATTCATCACGGGCGTATCGGGACTGGAGCTGAGCGCCGCGGAGCGCGAATTCATCCGTGGCGAACGGCCATGGGGCCTGATCCTGTTCAAACGCAATGTCGAGACGCCGGACCAAGTATCTGCGCTTGTTGATGAATTCCGGGGTCTTGTAGGCGAGGCGGATGCGCCGGTCCTGATCGACCAGGAAGGCGGGCGGGTGGCCCGGCTCGGGCCGCCGCATTGGCCGACATATCCGCCCGGCGCCACCTTCGGTGCGCTCTACGACATCGAGCCAACGCTGGGCCTGCAAGCCGCGCGCTTGAGCTCGCGCCTGATCGCGGTCGACCTGATCGACCTCGGCATCACTGTCGATTGCCTGCCGCTGGCGGACGTGCCGGTGGCTGGCGCGGACGCCGTGATCGGCAACCGGGCCTATGGAACCGAGCCGGGCAAGGTCTCAGCGATCGCCCGCGCCGTCACAGAGGGGCTGGAGCAGGGCGGCGTGCTGCCTGTGCTGAAGCACGTTCCCGGCCATGGCCGGGCAAATGCGGATAGCCATTTCCGGCTCCCGATCGTTGATACAGCGCGGGAAGAGCTGGAACGGACTGATTTCGCCGCCTTTCAGCCGCTGGCGGACCTTCCGATGGCCATGACCGCGCATGTTGTGTTTAGCGCGTTAGACCCCGTCCAACCGGCGACGACTTCTGCGACAATCATCCGGCAGGTGATTCGCGGCGTAATTGGGTTCCAGGGTTTGTTGATGAGTGATGACGTGTCGATGAATGCGTTGGCGGGATCGATCTCGGATCGGACCCGCGCCATCGTCAGCGCCGGCTGCGACATAGTTCTGCATTGCAACGGCAAGCTCGACGAAATGCGCGATGTAGCGCGCGAGACGCCGGGACTGGCGGGCGAGGCCTTGAGCCGCGCCACACGGGCGCTGTCCTCGCGAAAGCAGCCTGAGCCGTTTGACCGGCAGGCGGCGCGGGCTGAACTTGAAGCGTTGATGGATCGGGTAGGAACGGCATGA
- a CDS encoding SPOR domain-containing protein, with protein sequence MADRYQDRHFPSADQDRGESDPLAELARLIGQNDPYGAAAKPAPHPLQSRANVRPQRYDPPEDLDAPPAPPAWMQRARQETRQETPPPPLPSPLPQDQAYDDEPDYQPAPVHPLHRYAAQHQAPAQDSQDYYEAPQQDADEPQQDPSRYDEALYGRLENGEHDYQRDPAYPDDPYAYQGEYEEEEPAPKKRSSGLMTVAAVLALAVVGTGAAFGYRTYIGSPRSGEPPIIRADNSPTKVMPAPSDVGAAKAPDRMLPGDGGEKLVSREETPVDVNARSGAPRVVFPPLNPNSNPPPVASVSPSGPPPQTGVNGTMPNNEPRRIRTLAVKGDPADNGGIPAGASAPPPRPAPTTRSAAAPAAAPVTPPARNPASANASANTPVSIAPQADPAPPTRMAATNPAQPAAPTGGGYLVQVSSQKNEADAQASYRALQSKFPSVLGSHSSLVKRVDLGEKGVYYRAFAGPFGSSEEAAQVCSSLKSAGGQCFVQRN encoded by the coding sequence ATGGCTGATCGATATCAGGACCGACATTTTCCCTCCGCCGACCAAGATCGCGGCGAGAGCGATCCGCTTGCCGAGCTCGCAAGGCTGATCGGGCAGAACGACCCGTACGGGGCTGCCGCCAAACCGGCACCGCATCCGCTGCAGTCGCGGGCGAATGTGCGTCCACAGCGGTATGATCCACCGGAAGATCTCGACGCGCCTCCAGCCCCGCCGGCATGGATGCAGCGCGCGCGCCAGGAAACGCGCCAGGAAACCCCGCCGCCGCCACTTCCATCGCCTTTGCCGCAGGATCAGGCTTACGACGACGAGCCGGATTACCAGCCGGCGCCGGTGCATCCCTTGCACCGCTACGCGGCCCAGCATCAGGCGCCCGCGCAGGACTCGCAGGACTATTACGAGGCTCCGCAGCAAGATGCCGACGAGCCGCAGCAGGACCCGTCGCGCTACGACGAAGCGCTGTATGGACGGCTCGAAAATGGCGAGCACGACTATCAGCGCGATCCGGCCTATCCGGACGATCCCTATGCGTATCAGGGCGAATATGAGGAGGAGGAGCCCGCTCCGAAGAAGCGCTCGAGCGGCCTGATGACGGTCGCTGCGGTGCTGGCGTTGGCTGTGGTCGGGACGGGCGCTGCCTTTGGCTATCGCACTTACATCGGTTCGCCCCGCTCGGGCGAGCCGCCGATCATCAGGGCCGACAATAGCCCGACCAAGGTAATGCCGGCACCGTCCGACGTGGGCGCCGCCAAGGCCCCTGACCGCATGCTGCCGGGCGATGGCGGCGAGAAGCTGGTGTCGCGCGAAGAGACGCCGGTCGACGTCAATGCAAGGTCCGGCGCGCCGCGCGTGGTGTTTCCGCCGCTGAATCCGAATAGCAATCCGCCGCCGGTCGCGAGCGTTTCGCCGTCCGGCCCGCCGCCGCAGACCGGCGTGAACGGTACGATGCCAAACAACGAGCCGCGCAGGATCAGGACGCTCGCCGTCAAGGGCGACCCCGCTGACAATGGCGGCATTCCGGCAGGGGCCAGCGCGCCGCCGCCGAGGCCGGCACCGACGACGCGAAGCGCGGCTGCCCCGGCTGCGGCTCCCGTAACACCGCCAGCACGTAATCCGGCTTCAGCCAATGCCAGCGCCAATACGCCGGTGTCAATCGCGCCGCAGGCCGATCCCGCCCCGCCAACCCGAATGGCGGCCACCAATCCGGCCCAGCCGGCTGCCCCGACCGGCGGAGGCTACCTGGTCCAGGTCTCCTCGCAGAAGAACGAGGCCGACGCGCAGGCCTCCTACCGGGCGCTGCAGAGCAAGTTCCCGAGCGTGCTGGGATCGCACTCGTCGCTGGTGAAACGCGTCGATCTCGGCGAGAAGGGCGTCTATTACCGCGCATTCGCCGGCCCGTTCGGCTCGTCCGAAGAGGCAGCACAGGTCTGCAGCAGCCTGAAATCTGCCGGCGGGCAGTGCTTCGTCCAAAGGAATTAA
- the argS gene encoding arginine--tRNA ligase, translated as MSDQPATQHLFADALARVQAICAALAAEGQWPAGIDFSRVVVEPPRDASHGDMATNAAMVLAKDAKAKPRELADKIAEKLRADDLVAAVEVAGPGFINLTLKPQVWADELRTMLREGAAYGKSAVGAGAKVNVEYVSANPTGPMHVGHCRGAVFGDALCGLLDFAGYDVTREYYINDAGAQVDVLARSAYLRYLEALGEVIGEIPEGLYPGDYLVPVGQALAAEHGDRLKAMAEAAWLPIVRAKAIAMMMDMIKGDLAALNIRHEVFFSERSLIETGNNKVTETIDFLRAKGDIYEGRLPPPKGKPVEDYEDRIQTLFRATAYGDDVDRPLIKSDGSYTYFASDIAYHKNKVDRGFFDMIDVFGADHGGYIKRMQAAVKGVSGGKAALDVKVVQLVRLLRAGEPVRMSKRSGDFVTLREVVDEVGSDAVRFMMLFRKNDAVLDFDLAKVLEQSKDNPVFYVQYGHARGHSIFKNAREVVPDLPEDDAARTAYLGDSPVERLTDPAELDLLKRLALYPRIIEAAAVAHEPHRIAFYLYDLASEFHALWTKGRDLPYLRFIITNDAEITRARLAMVQGVVSVLASGLAVLGVHAPTEMR; from the coding sequence ATGTCCGATCAGCCAGCCACACAGCATCTGTTCGCCGACGCGCTGGCGCGCGTGCAGGCGATCTGCGCCGCGCTCGCAGCCGAGGGCCAATGGCCCGCCGGCATCGATTTCTCCCGCGTCGTGGTCGAACCGCCGCGCGACGCGAGCCATGGCGACATGGCGACCAACGCCGCGATGGTGCTGGCCAAGGACGCCAAGGCAAAGCCGCGCGAACTCGCCGACAAGATCGCGGAAAAATTGCGCGCCGACGATCTGGTTGCCGCCGTCGAGGTCGCTGGGCCCGGCTTCATCAATCTCACCTTGAAGCCCCAGGTCTGGGCCGACGAATTGCGCACCATGCTGCGCGAAGGCGCGGCCTATGGCAAAAGCGCAGTCGGCGCCGGCGCCAAGGTCAACGTCGAATATGTCTCGGCCAACCCGACCGGGCCGATGCATGTCGGCCATTGCCGCGGCGCGGTGTTCGGCGACGCGCTGTGCGGCCTGCTGGATTTTGCAGGCTACGACGTCACCCGCGAATATTACATCAATGACGCCGGCGCGCAGGTCGACGTGCTCGCGCGCTCGGCCTACCTGCGCTATCTGGAAGCGCTCGGCGAAGTCATCGGCGAGATCCCGGAAGGGCTTTACCCCGGCGACTATCTCGTGCCGGTCGGGCAGGCGCTTGCGGCCGAGCACGGAGACAGGCTGAAGGCGATGGCTGAAGCTGCCTGGCTGCCGATCGTGCGCGCCAAGGCGATCGCCATGATGATGGACATGATCAAGGGCGATCTCGCCGCGCTCAATATCAGGCACGAGGTGTTCTTCTCGGAGCGGTCGCTGATCGAGACCGGCAACAACAAGGTTACCGAGACCATCGATTTCCTGCGCGCCAAGGGCGATATCTACGAGGGCCGCCTGCCGCCGCCGAAGGGCAAGCCGGTCGAGGATTACGAGGACCGGATCCAGACGCTGTTCCGCGCCACCGCCTACGGCGACGATGTCGATCGTCCGTTAATCAAGTCGGATGGCTCTTACACCTACTTCGCTTCCGACATCGCCTATCACAAGAACAAGGTCGATCGCGGCTTCTTCGACATGATCGACGTGTTCGGCGCCGACCATGGCGGTTACATCAAGCGCATGCAGGCGGCGGTGAAGGGCGTCAGCGGCGGCAAGGCGGCGCTCGACGTCAAGGTGGTGCAGCTCGTTCGCCTGCTGCGCGCCGGCGAGCCGGTGCGGATGTCGAAGCGCTCCGGCGATTTCGTCACGCTGCGCGAAGTGGTCGACGAAGTCGGGTCCGATGCGGTGCGGTTCATGATGCTGTTCCGCAAGAACGATGCCGTGCTCGATTTCGATCTCGCCAAGGTGCTCGAGCAATCGAAGGACAATCCGGTTTTCTACGTCCAGTACGGGCACGCCCGCGGCCACTCAATTTTCAAGAATGCCCGCGAGGTGGTTCCAGACCTCCCCGAGGATGACGCGGCCCGGACGGCCTATTTGGGGGATTCCCCGGTGGAGCGGCTGACGGATCCGGCCGAACTTGACCTTTTGAAGCGGCTGGCGCTCTATCCCCGGATAATCGAGGCGGCGGCGGTCGCACATGAACCGCACCGAATCGCTTTTTATCTATATGATTTAGCCAGTGAATTTCACGCGTTGTGGACGAAGGGGCGGGATTTGCCCTATTTACGCTTCATTATAACTAATGATGCAGAGATCACGAGGGCGCGACTGGCTATGGTCCAGGGCGTCGTCTCGGTTCTGGCATCGGGCTTAGCCGTTCTCGGCGTCCACGCTCCGACCGAGATGCGGTAG
- a CDS encoding deoxyguanosinetriphosphate triphosphohydrolase, which yields MSVGMAAPRALYGCDPDRSRGRLFPEPPSRTRSPFRRDCDRVIHSTAFRRLKHKTQVFVFHEGDHYRTRLTHSLEVAQIARALARQLGLDEDLTETLALAHDLGHPPFGHAGERALDKCLRDHGGFDHNAQALRVVTSLEHRYPEFDGLNLTWESLEGIVKHNGPLTERDGAPAGPYRDRGIPIGISDFDQKFDLELWSYASLEAQAAAFADDIAYDAHDIDDGLRAGLFAVDDLKVMPLTEAIIAEIDRHYPNLDDARRGAELVRELISYMIMAVMSEAGRRLAEAKPQSAHDVRHHHQPLIAFPPDVAEEEAAIKAFLKQRMYRHNRVMRVMGEAEGILFDLFARYQNSPGDLPAEWVEGTERVTDGERARRIGNFIAGMTDRYALMEHQRLFDSTPDLR from the coding sequence GTGTCGGTCGGAATGGCTGCCCCCCGCGCGCTTTATGGCTGCGACCCTGACCGGAGCCGCGGCCGGCTGTTTCCGGAGCCGCCGAGCCGGACCCGCAGCCCGTTCCGGCGCGATTGCGACCGGGTGATCCATTCCACCGCGTTCCGCCGGCTGAAGCACAAGACACAAGTTTTCGTGTTCCACGAGGGCGACCACTACCGCACCCGGCTGACCCATTCGCTGGAAGTGGCGCAGATCGCCCGCGCGCTGGCCCGCCAGCTCGGCCTCGACGAGGATCTTACCGAAACGCTGGCGCTGGCCCATGACCTCGGCCATCCCCCGTTCGGCCATGCTGGCGAGCGGGCGCTCGACAAATGCCTCAGGGATCACGGCGGCTTCGACCACAACGCGCAGGCGCTGCGGGTCGTGACCTCGCTGGAGCATCGCTATCCTGAGTTCGACGGGCTGAACCTGACCTGGGAATCGCTGGAGGGCATCGTCAAGCACAACGGCCCGCTGACCGAGCGAGACGGGGCCCCGGCCGGGCCTTACCGCGACCGCGGCATCCCGATCGGCATTTCCGACTTCGATCAAAAATTCGATCTCGAGCTGTGGAGCTACGCCTCGCTGGAGGCGCAGGCCGCAGCGTTTGCCGACGACATCGCCTATGATGCCCACGATATCGACGACGGCCTGCGCGCCGGACTGTTTGCTGTCGACGATCTCAAGGTGATGCCGCTGACTGAGGCGATCATCGCCGAAATCGACCGGCATTATCCCAACCTTGACGACGCCAGGCGCGGCGCGGAACTGGTACGCGAGCTAATTTCCTACATGATCATGGCGGTCATGTCGGAGGCGGGCAGGCGCTTGGCAGAAGCGAAACCGCAATCGGCTCATGACGTCCGCCACCATCACCAGCCGCTGATCGCCTTTCCGCCTGACGTCGCCGAGGAGGAGGCCGCCATCAAGGCGTTCCTGAAGCAGCGCATGTACCGCCACAATCGGGTGATGCGGGTGATGGGCGAGGCGGAAGGCATCCTGTTCGACCTGTTCGCGCGCTACCAGAATTCGCCGGGGGACCTGCCGGCCGAATGGGTGGAGGGTACCGAGCGCGTCACGGATGGCGAGCGGGCGCGCCGGATTGGCAATTTCATCGCCGGGATGACCGACCGCTACGCCCTGATGGAGCACCAGCGGCTTTTTGACTCGACCCCGGATTTGCGTTAG
- the erpA gene encoding iron-sulfur cluster insertion protein ErpA, translated as MTTAITVSERAARRIGEILRNEGDGAMLRISVEGGGCSGFQYKFDVDRAKAEDDLVIAREGAVVLVDPASVPFLAGSEVDFVDDLIGASFRVVNPNATASCGCGTSFSV; from the coding sequence ATGACCACTGCCATCACCGTCAGCGAGCGGGCCGCCCGCCGCATCGGGGAAATCCTCAGGAATGAAGGCGACGGCGCCATGCTGCGCATCTCCGTCGAGGGCGGCGGCTGCTCTGGCTTCCAGTACAAGTTCGACGTCGACCGCGCCAAGGCCGAGGACGACCTCGTGATCGCGCGTGAGGGCGCGGTGGTGCTGGTCGATCCAGCCTCGGTGCCGTTCCTCGCCGGATCCGAAGTCGATTTCGTCGACGACCTGATCGGCGCGTCGTTCCGCGTGGTCAATCCGAATGCCACGGCGTCGTGCGGCTGCGGGACGAGCTTTTCGGTTTGA
- a CDS encoding LysR family transcriptional regulator: MDLHHLRCFVAAAEELHFGRAAQRLDMLPSALGRFIRLLEEDLGTRLMTRTTRSVALTDDGAELLKEARALLTQADALAGRFRTGGRKRAAIIRVGAIDSAAAGLLPRLLHDFRGRRPDVTVQLVEDKTVRLLPRLLSGRLDLAFVRPPERPDKRLEFLFLLHETAVVAVADRHPLSQRKRVTIADLEREPLIVPERRSRPHSHDLTMKLFAEAGCEARVSQIADEKQTIVNLVSTGLGVAIVPRWTSRMATRGVRFIRLAASDMNKLPLAAAWTRGTRDPVRDDVLEMLKADLPRYAREA, translated from the coding sequence ATGGACCTTCATCACTTGCGTTGCTTCGTGGCTGCCGCCGAGGAACTGCATTTTGGCCGGGCAGCGCAGCGGCTCGACATGCTGCCGTCGGCGCTCGGCCGTTTCATCCGCCTGCTTGAAGAGGATCTCGGCACGCGGCTGATGACGCGCACGACGCGAAGCGTCGCGCTGACAGATGATGGCGCCGAACTGCTCAAGGAGGCGCGGGCGCTGTTGACGCAGGCCGATGCGCTTGCAGGGCGGTTTCGCACCGGCGGCCGCAAGCGCGCCGCGATCATTCGCGTCGGCGCCATCGACAGCGCCGCCGCCGGGCTGTTGCCGCGGCTGTTGCACGATTTCCGCGGGCGGCGGCCTGACGTCACCGTGCAACTGGTCGAGGACAAGACCGTGCGCCTGCTGCCGCGGCTGTTGTCCGGCCGGCTCGATCTCGCCTTCGTGCGCCCGCCGGAGCGGCCCGACAAGCGTCTGGAGTTTCTGTTTCTGCTGCACGAGACGGCCGTCGTCGCGGTCGCCGATCGGCATCCGCTGTCACAGCGCAAGCGCGTGACCATCGCCGATCTCGAGCGCGAGCCGTTGATCGTGCCCGAACGACGCTCGCGTCCGCACAGCCACGACCTCACCATGAAACTGTTCGCCGAGGCGGGCTGTGAGGCGCGCGTGTCGCAAATCGCTGACGAGAAGCAGACCATCGTCAACCTGGTTTCCACCGGCCTTGGCGTCGCAATCGTCCCGCGCTGGACATCGCGCATGGCGACGCGCGGCGTCCGCTTCATCCGCCTTGCCGCCTCCGACATGAACAAGCTGCCGCTAGCGGCTGCCTGGACGCGGGGCACGCGCGATCCGGTCAGGGATGACGTTCTCGAAATGCTAAAAGCCGATTTGCCGCGCTACGCGCGCGAGGCGTAG
- a CDS encoding tartrate dehydrogenase — protein sequence MREYSIAAIPADGIGPEVIAAGVTALENLARRLGDVKFNVETFDWGSAYYRQHGVMMPADGLATLKKFDAIYFGAVGAPDVPDHITLWGLRLPICQGFDQYANVRPTRILPGITSPLRHAEAGDLDWVIVRENSEGEYAGCGGRVHRGLPEEVGTEVAVFTRVGVQRIMRYAFRLAQSRPRKLLTVVTKSNAQRHGMVMWDEIAEQVSKEFPDVIWDKMLVDAMTVRMTLKPQSLDTIVATNLHADILSDLAGALAGSLGVAPTANIDPERRFPSMFEPIHGSAFDITGKGIANPVASFWTASQMLDHLGEAEASARLMRAVEKVTGAGITTPDVGGTATTKDVTAAVVEAIHSSNV from the coding sequence ATGCGTGAATATTCAATCGCCGCCATTCCGGCCGATGGCATCGGCCCGGAAGTTATCGCCGCCGGCGTCACTGCGCTCGAAAACCTCGCGAGGCGGCTCGGCGACGTGAAATTCAACGTCGAAACCTTCGATTGGGGCTCGGCCTATTATCGCCAGCACGGCGTGATGATGCCGGCCGACGGCCTCGCTACGCTGAAAAAATTCGACGCGATCTATTTCGGCGCGGTCGGCGCGCCCGACGTGCCCGATCACATCACGCTGTGGGGCCTGCGCCTGCCGATCTGCCAGGGCTTTGACCAATACGCCAACGTGCGGCCGACCCGGATCCTGCCCGGCATCACCTCGCCGCTTCGCCATGCCGAGGCGGGCGACCTAGACTGGGTGATCGTGCGTGAAAACTCCGAAGGCGAATATGCCGGCTGCGGCGGACGGGTGCATCGCGGCCTGCCGGAAGAAGTCGGCACGGAAGTCGCCGTCTTCACCCGCGTCGGGGTCCAGCGCATCATGCGCTACGCATTCCGCCTGGCGCAATCGCGGCCGCGAAAACTGCTCACGGTTGTGACAAAATCGAATGCGCAGCGGCATGGCATGGTGATGTGGGACGAGATCGCCGAGCAGGTCTCGAAAGAGTTTCCTGACGTCATCTGGGACAAGATGCTGGTCGATGCGATGACGGTGCGGATGACGCTGAAGCCGCAGAGCCTTGACACCATCGTCGCGACCAACCTTCACGCCGATATCCTGTCCGATCTCGCCGGTGCGCTCGCCGGCAGCCTCGGCGTAGCGCCGACGGCGAACATCGATCCGGAGCGGCGCTTTCCCTCAATGTTCGAACCGATCCACGGCTCGGCGTTCGACATCACCGGAAAGGGCATTGCCAACCCGGTTGCGAGTTTCTGGACGGCATCGCAGATGCTCGACCATCTCGGCGAGGCCGAAGCCTCGGCGCGGCTGATGCGTGCCGTGGAAAAGGTCACGGGCGCCGGCATCACGACGCCCGATGTCGGCGGCACAGCGACGACCAAGGATGTCACCGCGGCCGTTGTGGAGGCGATCCATAGCTCCAATGTGTGA
- a CDS encoding tripartite tricarboxylate transporter substrate binding protein BugD, translating to MRKTAVITAALTMLSSTALAQNYPNRPITLLVPFAAGGATDTVARVTAQSMSKLLGQTIVIENATGAGGTIAATRASRAEADGYTLLIHHIGISTAATLYRKLPYDTKTAFAPIGLVTNAPMTIIGRPDLPPNTLAELVTYIKANGDKMTFGNAGLGAASHLCGMLFMTAVGKEILTVPYKGNAPVMNDLIAKQIDLSCDQTTNTTSPIASKMVKAYAITTKTRLASMPDLPAADEAGLKGFEVGAWHGIYAPKGTPDEIVQKLSKTLQEALRDPDLVKRFNDINTEPVPQSEATPEALKTKLISEVDRWAPIIKAAGQFAD from the coding sequence ATGAGGAAAACAGCCGTCATCACCGCAGCGCTTACGATGCTCAGTTCGACCGCTTTGGCGCAGAACTATCCCAACAGGCCTATTACGTTGCTGGTCCCGTTCGCCGCCGGCGGCGCCACCGACACGGTCGCGCGGGTGACGGCGCAATCGATGTCAAAACTCCTGGGCCAGACCATCGTCATCGAGAACGCGACCGGCGCCGGCGGCACCATCGCGGCCACGCGCGCCTCACGCGCGGAGGCGGACGGCTACACGCTCCTGATCCACCATATCGGCATCTCCACAGCCGCCACGCTGTATCGCAAGCTGCCTTACGACACCAAGACGGCATTCGCGCCGATCGGCCTTGTCACCAATGCGCCGATGACGATCATCGGCCGGCCCGATTTGCCGCCGAACACACTCGCCGAACTCGTTACCTACATCAAGGCCAACGGCGACAAGATGACGTTCGGCAATGCCGGCCTCGGCGCCGCGTCGCACCTCTGCGGCATGCTGTTCATGACTGCGGTCGGCAAGGAAATCCTGACCGTGCCCTACAAGGGCAATGCGCCCGTCATGAACGATCTGATCGCCAAGCAGATCGACCTCTCCTGCGACCAGACCACCAACACCACGAGCCCGATCGCGTCGAAGATGGTCAAGGCTTACGCCATCACGACGAAGACACGGCTCGCGTCCATGCCCGATCTGCCTGCCGCCGACGAAGCGGGCCTGAAAGGCTTTGAAGTCGGCGCATGGCACGGCATCTACGCGCCGAAGGGTACGCCCGACGAGATCGTCCAAAAACTCTCCAAGACGCTGCAAGAGGCGTTGCGCGATCCGGATTTGGTGAAGCGGTTCAACGACATCAACACGGAACCTGTCCCGCAAAGCGAAGCGACGCCTGAGGCGCTGAAGACAAAACTGATCAGCGAGGTCGATCGCTGGGCGCCGATCATCAAGGCGGCGGGGCAGTTCGCGGATTGA
- a CDS encoding GDCCVxC domain-containing (seleno)protein has translation MMLESTITCPHCAVSKMERMPTDACQFFYECTGCGTKLKPKAGDCCVFCSYGSIPCPPVQAQRIGESDGAACCS, from the coding sequence ATGATGCTGGAATCGACGATCACATGTCCGCACTGCGCCGTTTCAAAAATGGAGAGGATGCCCACCGATGCCTGTCAGTTTTTCTATGAATGCACGGGCTGCGGCACGAAGCTGAAGCCGAAAGCGGGCGATTGTTGCGTGTTCTGTTCCTACGGGTCGATACCGTGTCCACCTGTTCAGGCCCAGCGAATCGGCGAGTCGGACGGCGCGGCGTGTTGCTCGTAG
- a CDS encoding cation transporter: MHKVFARTAFAIGIIASPAALAEDRTITLAVVNMDCASCPSIVKSSLQAVPGVAKVAVSFRDKTATIVYDDAKTDVSRLMSATTNAGYPSAPKS, translated from the coding sequence ATGCATAAGGTTTTCGCCCGCACAGCATTTGCAATCGGCATCATCGCTTCGCCAGCAGCATTGGCCGAAGACAGAACGATCACCCTGGCCGTGGTCAACATGGACTGCGCGTCATGCCCTTCCATCGTCAAGAGCAGCTTGCAAGCCGTTCCCGGCGTCGCCAAGGTTGCCGTGTCCTTCAGGGACAAGACGGCAACGATCGTCTATGACGATGCCAAAACCGATGTGAGCCGGTTGATGTCGGCGACGACCAACGCCGGCTATCCGTCAGCGCCGAAGAGCTGA
- a CDS encoding mercuric transporter MerT family protein: MKFNEVDHFDDRRRRQSLVAAGGLLGALAASSCCILPLVLFGLGVSGAWIGNFTRIAPYQPFFIAATLMLLGYGYWLVYRSSTRACADLEACARPVSDRIVKTTLILATILVAAAIGLDLIARLFLNS, from the coding sequence ATGAAATTCAACGAAGTTGATCACTTTGACGATCGCCGACGGCGGCAAAGTCTGGTTGCCGCGGGCGGCCTGCTTGGGGCGCTGGCGGCGTCCTCCTGCTGTATCCTGCCGCTGGTCCTGTTCGGTCTTGGCGTCAGCGGTGCATGGATTGGGAATTTCACCCGGATCGCCCCCTATCAGCCTTTCTTCATCGCTGCGACGCTCATGCTCCTCGGATACGGCTATTGGCTGGTTTACCGATCTTCAACGCGCGCCTGCGCCGATTTGGAAGCGTGCGCGCGCCCGGTTTCGGATCGCATCGTCAAAACGACGCTTATCCTGGCGACGATCCTCGTCGCCGCCGCGATTGGCCTCGACCTCATCGCGCGACTGTTTCTCAATTCGTGA